A region of Hydrogenimonas cancrithermarum DNA encodes the following proteins:
- a CDS encoding divergent polysaccharide deacetylase family protein, which produces MTKRKQPTKRRKSPSAKRKKSAQSNHFITYLLIGLTGFLIVSILMGIAGWIGYETGKESAAKACKSEVAHYREDLQALRKKLRTVRAEPKTKAAKSEELSEIKDYLQAGGSEKRGKPAAKEEVELKRPKLAIIIDDVAFASQVRAIRALPWHITPSLFPPSKRHPDTSRIASKLDHYMIHLPMEAMNYNRPEDETLTTASSSEEIELRLRKLRRWFSNAHFINNHTGSRFTSDMASMQRFYPIAKRYGFVFIDSRTTPKTVVPKICKQYKDPYVARDIFLDNRPDIDYIRGQLKKAVRIARSHGYAIAIGHPHAVTLKALAGSGSILKGVDVVYIDELYRKIR; this is translated from the coding sequence ATGACAAAACGTAAACAGCCTACGAAACGAAGAAAATCCCCTTCTGCCAAACGCAAAAAAAGCGCTCAATCCAACCATTTCATCACCTACCTTCTTATTGGACTGACCGGTTTTTTGATCGTCTCCATTCTCATGGGTATCGCCGGATGGATCGGTTATGAAACGGGGAAAGAGAGTGCCGCCAAAGCCTGCAAAAGTGAAGTGGCGCACTATCGTGAAGATCTGCAGGCTCTTCGGAAAAAGCTCCGTACGGTACGTGCCGAACCGAAAACCAAAGCCGCAAAAAGTGAAGAACTCTCGGAAATAAAAGATTATCTTCAGGCGGGCGGAAGCGAGAAGAGAGGCAAGCCGGCTGCGAAAGAAGAGGTCGAACTGAAGCGTCCGAAACTCGCGATCATTATCGACGACGTCGCATTCGCTTCACAAGTCCGGGCGATCCGCGCATTGCCGTGGCATATCACACCTTCGCTCTTTCCTCCTTCGAAGCGGCATCCGGATACGTCGAGGATCGCTTCAAAACTCGACCACTACATGATCCACCTGCCGATGGAAGCGATGAATTACAACCGTCCGGAAGATGAGACGCTCACGACGGCAAGCAGCAGCGAGGAGATCGAACTTCGTCTCCGAAAGCTCCGCCGCTGGTTTTCCAACGCCCACTTCATCAACAACCACACCGGAAGCAGATTCACCTCCGATATGGCTTCGATGCAGCGTTTCTATCCGATTGCGAAACGATACGGGTTCGTATTCATCGACAGCCGTACCACGCCAAAGACCGTCGTGCCGAAAATTTGCAAGCAGTACAAAGACCCCTATGTCGCACGCGATATCTTTCTCGACAACAGGCCCGATATCGATTATATCCGCGGTCAGCTCAAAAAAGCGGTACGTATCGCCAGGTCACACGGTTATGCCATCGCGATCGGCCACCCCCATGCCGTTACGCTCAAAGCGCTTGCCGGCTCCGGATCGATTCTGAAAGGGGTCGATGTGGTCTATATCGACGAACTTTACAGAAAAATTCGGTAG
- the rpsF gene encoding 30S ribosomal protein S6: MTRHYETLFVVKPTLTEEEIKAQIDNVKSILEKNGAEIAATFDWGMRKLAYEIEKNPRGYYYVIYYTAPSALIKELERNFRYNEDIIRYMNVKYENKKEINAWQNLVNKAGAASAKKEEAAAKAAETAGESA, encoded by the coding sequence ATGACACGACATTACGAGACACTCTTCGTCGTCAAGCCGACGCTGACCGAAGAAGAGATCAAAGCACAAATCGACAACGTCAAGTCGATTCTGGAGAAAAACGGTGCCGAAATCGCGGCTACATTCGACTGGGGCATGCGCAAGCTCGCCTACGAAATCGAAAAAAATCCGCGTGGATACTACTATGTGATCTACTATACCGCTCCGAGCGCACTTATCAAAGAACTTGAAAGAAACTTCCGTTACAACGAAGATATCATTCGCTATATGAATGTCAAATACGAAAACAAAAAAGAGATCAATGCATGGCAGAACCTCGTCAACAAAGCGGGCGCTGCAAGTGCGAAAAAAGAGGAAGCTGCTGCAAAAGCGGCGGAAACCGCAGGCGAGTCTGCATAA
- a CDS encoding VacB/RNase II family 3'-5' exoribonuclease: protein MRAFLTRIAKGAYRTDIEKEYLPLLEELIREHIVKESDGMVKLDAKYRAGTLDVLSSGTAFLELIGAKGKDLLIEPKNLHGAKNGDYVIVRRLFAKAGRPSAKVVKVVQPAFVYAIGYIKRTESGLEAFDVKTDLPMELKSPTDQLDEHTVFQVDNRTSQITQILGSLTDPKVDEKISLALFNKQELFSKEAEIEAHSWGDRVDASLYPDRTDLRHLPFCTIDPVDAKDFDDAIYWDEKSHTLYVAIADVSSYVTPDCAIDKEARSRGFSIYFPHKSIPMLPRTLSENICSLKPDVDRLAYVCRLELDAETLEVKKHHFFEAIIRSRRRYNYDEIDAYLQSGLESAPESDKETLSFIFPLKTVTDRLRAERLKKGYDFLSTEVRMVLDENHNLVSTRLEASTPSHGLIEDCMLLANKAAAEHFDYGIFRIHEPVTPERIEKLVDELGKIGIYVEESEKDFHALVLALQKEARAKGVEPYVDQLIIQAQKKASYSAENVGHFGLGFERYTHFTSPIRRYSDLTLHRLLKALFSNDEKKKEYILRNIEPLCIKISELEREATRVEWDFMARKYARWAEAHKDATLHAVVIEAGQIPAATTDRDILGMRIFCDKSDLMLFDRIEAKVNIVHMAQAKIFVLVESAKHLLEEQTQEENV from the coding sequence ATGAGAGCCTTTCTCACCCGTATCGCCAAAGGCGCCTACAGAACCGACATCGAGAAAGAGTATCTTCCGCTGCTCGAGGAGCTGATTCGCGAGCACATCGTCAAAGAGTCCGACGGCATGGTGAAGCTCGACGCCAAATACCGCGCCGGCACACTCGATGTACTCTCTTCCGGGACCGCTTTTCTGGAACTCATCGGAGCCAAAGGTAAAGACCTTCTGATCGAACCGAAAAACCTCCATGGCGCGAAGAACGGCGATTATGTCATCGTCCGCCGGCTCTTCGCGAAAGCGGGCCGCCCTTCGGCCAAAGTGGTCAAAGTGGTACAGCCCGCATTCGTCTACGCGATCGGCTATATCAAACGCACCGAATCGGGGCTGGAAGCTTTCGATGTCAAAACCGATCTGCCGATGGAGCTCAAAAGCCCGACCGACCAGCTCGATGAACACACTGTCTTCCAGGTCGACAACCGTACCTCGCAGATTACGCAGATTCTGGGCAGCCTGACAGATCCGAAAGTGGACGAAAAGATTTCGCTCGCCCTCTTCAACAAACAAGAGCTCTTCAGCAAAGAGGCGGAGATAGAGGCGCACAGCTGGGGCGACAGGGTCGACGCTTCGCTCTATCCCGATCGAACCGACCTGCGCCACCTGCCTTTCTGCACGATCGACCCCGTCGACGCCAAAGATTTCGATGACGCGATCTACTGGGATGAAAAGAGCCACACCCTCTATGTCGCCATCGCGGATGTCAGCAGTTACGTCACACCCGACTGTGCCATCGACAAAGAGGCGAGAAGCCGGGGATTTTCTATCTATTTCCCCCACAAATCGATCCCGATGCTTCCGCGTACGCTGAGTGAAAACATATGTTCGCTAAAACCCGACGTCGACCGCCTCGCCTACGTCTGCCGCCTCGAACTCGACGCCGAGACGCTCGAAGTGAAAAAACACCACTTTTTCGAAGCGATTATCCGCTCCAGGCGGCGCTACAACTACGACGAGATCGACGCCTACCTGCAAAGCGGGCTCGAAAGCGCACCCGAAAGTGACAAAGAGACCCTCTCCTTTATCTTTCCGCTCAAAACGGTGACCGACCGGCTCCGGGCCGAGCGGCTCAAAAAGGGGTACGATTTTCTCTCCACCGAAGTGCGGATGGTGCTGGACGAAAACCACAATCTCGTCTCGACGCGTCTCGAGGCTTCCACCCCATCCCACGGCCTGATCGAAGATTGTATGCTTTTGGCCAACAAAGCCGCCGCCGAACATTTCGACTACGGAATTTTCCGTATCCATGAACCGGTGACGCCCGAGCGGATCGAAAAGCTGGTCGACGAGCTCGGCAAAATCGGCATCTACGTCGAAGAGAGTGAAAAGGATTTCCATGCACTCGTTTTGGCGCTTCAGAAAGAGGCGCGCGCCAAAGGGGTCGAACCCTACGTCGACCAGCTCATTATCCAGGCCCAGAAGAAGGCGAGTTACAGCGCCGAAAACGTCGGCCACTTCGGATTGGGATTCGAGCGTTACACCCACTTCACTTCGCCGATCCGGCGCTACTCCGACCTGACACTCCACCGCCTGCTCAAAGCGCTCTTTTCGAACGACGAGAAAAAAAAGGAGTACATTCTACGCAACATCGAGCCGCTCTGCATCAAAATCAGCGAGCTCGAGCGGGAAGCGACGCGGGTCGAGTGGGATTTCATGGCGCGAAAATACGCCCGCTGGGCCGAAGCGCACAAAGATGCCACACTGCATGCCGTCGTCATCGAAGCGGGGCAGATACCGGCAGCGACGACCGACCGCGACATTCTCGGCATGCGTATCTTCTGTGACAAGAGCGATCTTATGCTTTTCGACCGCATCGAAGCGAAGGTGAACATCGTCCACATGGCGCAGGCGAAAATCTTCGTTCTGGTCGAATCGGCGAAACACCTTCTGGAAGAACAGACGCAGGAAGAGAATGTATAA
- a CDS encoding HDOD domain-containing protein, whose product MVEKIIKKIKSLPPLPESVVKVREICDDPEKSIKELVPIIKEDPMFTADILKAANSPLYGFSRQITSIDQAIALFGMGTIQGFAISYAIRNSVSIDLAPYGVDQSHLMKVSSMQNALTLAWGKPMVQAHQQEMMTISLLMELGKVIASIVLSEDGSSEAFRKALQSAETAEEIANVEKEFLSITSEWIAALMFKHWQFSEIMIEMMRHLQNPAEANESIRKQTEILHVIKEAVPFLHPFCETCLQSAYEKADRFGLESQNLQEAVEKIEK is encoded by the coding sequence ATGGTTGAAAAGATCATAAAAAAAATCAAATCCCTTCCTCCTCTGCCCGAGAGTGTCGTCAAGGTACGCGAAATCTGCGACGACCCGGAAAAAAGCATCAAAGAGCTCGTTCCCATTATCAAAGAAGATCCGATGTTCACAGCCGATATTCTCAAAGCCGCCAATTCACCACTGTATGGATTCAGCCGGCAAATCACCTCGATCGACCAGGCGATCGCACTTTTCGGAATGGGCACGATTCAGGGATTCGCCATTTCATACGCCATTAGAAACAGTGTCTCGATCGATCTCGCTCCCTATGGTGTCGACCAGAGCCACTTGATGAAAGTCTCCTCGATGCAAAACGCCCTGACGCTCGCATGGGGGAAACCCATGGTGCAGGCCCATCAGCAGGAGATGATGACAATCTCTCTTCTCATGGAACTCGGCAAAGTGATCGCTTCGATCGTACTTTCCGAGGATGGCAGCTCCGAAGCTTTCCGAAAAGCGCTCCAGTCAGCAGAAACAGCGGAAGAGATCGCAAATGTCGAGAAAGAGTTTCTCAGCATCACGAGCGAATGGATCGCGGCACTGATGTTCAAGCATTGGCAGTTCAGCGAAATCATGATCGAAATGATGCGCCATCTTCAAAACCCTGCGGAAGCGAATGAATCGATTCGAAAACAGACGGAAATCCTCCATGTCATAAAAGAAGCCGTTCCCTTTTTGCACCCCTTTTGCGAGACATGTCTTCAAAGTGCATACGAAAAGGCGGACCGCTTCGGTCTTGAAAGCCAAAACCTGCAGGAAGCCGTCGAGAAGATCGAAAAATGA
- a CDS encoding single-stranded DNA-binding protein — protein sequence MFNKVILIGNLTRDVELRYLPSGQALAKCGIATNRRFKDASGMQKDETMFIDFTVWGRSAEVANQYLKKGSRVLLEGRLTLEQWTDQSGQKRSRHSITVENLKMLDRKGDNEGYGQQPPAQGGYSEPTAPSYNQQQPSHSAPAQPQQPTQQQPVQELPSIDIDEDDIPF from the coding sequence ATGTTCAACAAGGTAATCCTGATCGGAAATCTGACACGTGATGTGGAGCTGCGCTACCTGCCAAGCGGCCAGGCGCTCGCAAAATGCGGTATCGCCACCAACCGCCGTTTCAAAGACGCCAGCGGCATGCAAAAAGATGAGACGATGTTCATCGACTTCACCGTGTGGGGCCGGTCGGCGGAGGTTGCCAACCAGTACCTCAAAAAAGGAAGCCGCGTTCTTCTTGAAGGGCGTTTGACGCTCGAACAATGGACCGATCAGAGCGGACAGAAGCGAAGCCGCCACTCCATCACCGTCGAGAACCTGAAAATGCTCGACCGAAAAGGCGACAACGAAGGATACGGCCAGCAGCCACCAGCACAAGGCGGGTACAGCGAACCGACGGCACCGAGCTACAATCAGCAACAGCCGAGCCACTCCGCACCTGCACAGCCACAACAGCCGACTCAGCAGCAACCCGTTCAGGAACTGCCCAGCATCGACATCGATGAAGACGATATACCATTTTAA
- the ilvC gene encoding ketol-acid reductoisomerase — MALNVYYDKDCDISIIQSKKVAMIGFGSQGHAHAENLRDSGVEVVVGLRKNGSSWKKAEAKGFKVMEVADAVKDADVVMILLPDENQAEIYANEIAPNLKSGATIAFGHGFNIHYGRIQPASDINVMMVAPKAPGHTVRSEFVKGGGIPDLIAVEQDPSGNTKALALSYASAIGGGRTGIIETTFKDETETDLFGEQAVLCGGVSALIQAGFETLVDAGYPEEMAYFECLHEMKLIVDLIFEGGIEDMRYSISNTAEYGDMVSGPRVINDESRKAMKEILKEIQNGKFAKDFILEGQAGYPRMNAERKNLHNHPVEVTGRRLRAMMPWIKANKIVDQETN; from the coding sequence ATGGCATTGAATGTCTATTACGACAAAGATTGCGATATCTCGATTATACAATCCAAGAAAGTGGCGATGATCGGTTTCGGAAGCCAGGGGCATGCGCACGCGGAAAATCTTCGTGACAGCGGTGTCGAAGTGGTTGTCGGTCTTCGCAAAAACGGCAGCAGCTGGAAAAAAGCGGAGGCGAAAGGCTTCAAAGTGATGGAAGTCGCCGATGCTGTCAAAGATGCCGACGTCGTCATGATCTTGCTGCCGGATGAAAATCAGGCGGAGATCTACGCCAACGAGATCGCTCCCAACCTCAAAAGCGGCGCTACGATCGCTTTCGGCCACGGATTCAACATCCACTACGGGCGTATCCAGCCCGCGAGCGACATCAATGTCATGATGGTCGCGCCCAAGGCTCCGGGCCATACGGTTCGAAGCGAGTTCGTCAAAGGCGGCGGCATTCCCGATCTCATCGCGGTCGAGCAGGACCCGAGCGGCAACACCAAAGCACTCGCACTCTCCTATGCATCGGCTATCGGCGGCGGCCGTACCGGTATCATCGAAACGACATTCAAAGACGAGACCGAAACCGACCTCTTCGGTGAGCAGGCGGTTCTTTGCGGCGGCGTAAGCGCACTGATCCAGGCAGGTTTCGAGACACTCGTAGATGCCGGCTACCCGGAAGAGATGGCGTACTTCGAGTGCCTGCATGAGATGAAATTGATCGTCGACCTGATTTTCGAAGGCGGTATCGAAGATATGCGCTACTCCATCTCCAATACGGCAGAGTACGGCGACATGGTGAGCGGACCGCGCGTTATCAACGACGAGAGCCGCAAAGCGATGAAAGAGATTCTCAAAGAGATTCAAAACGGAAAATTCGCCAAAGACTTCATCCTCGAAGGCCAGGCGGGGTATCCGCGCATGAACGCCGAGCGCAAAAACCTTCACAACCATCCGGTCGAAGTGACGGGCCGCCGTCTGCGTGCGATGATGCCGTGGATCAAAGCCAACAAAATCGTCGACCAGGAAACCAACTAA
- the rpsR gene encoding 30S ribosomal protein S18, translating into MAERRKYSKRYCKYCEAKVEFIDYKDVNSIKASLSERYKIMPRRLTGNCKRHQEMVEKAIKRARAAALVPYVVDHKRVIPNPFEEIK; encoded by the coding sequence ATGGCAGAAAGAAGAAAATATTCAAAACGTTACTGCAAATATTGCGAAGCGAAAGTCGAGTTCATCGACTACAAAGATGTCAACAGCATCAAAGCCTCACTCTCCGAGCGCTATAAAATCATGCCGCGCCGTTTGACAGGCAACTGCAAACGCCACCAGGAGATGGTTGAAAAAGCGATCAAACGTGCCCGTGCCGCGGCACTCGTACCGTACGTCGTCGACCACAAGCGCGTCATCCCGAACCCGTTCGAAGAGATCAAGTAA
- the holA gene encoding DNA polymerase III subunit delta has translation MYKREFDQLLSSGDMPKSVMLYGDNDYYIDTTAERLIAMSGGRESMLKLYYDEYDFVNAKNYLGQSSLFGDINLLYVKSDKKIPKKELTQLVDLAFRNQNNFFIYAYTGSDFKTMTSAFSKKMNAEHVRFFPPSLGEAVAVVQQQARQLGLQMDRYAMEHLLVALNLNLSMAVNELQKLAILEGPIGAKEIDEHIFSLAPMAMETFLFSLFSRKPLTEVISQMHQLGEDEFAVLRAIQYFVSQLFLYHTYIKLHGAPDAKAILGYNPPRQLVEQHARLAVKIPLHLFEKIFDTLAEGELAIKAAGGLSQKETILFGILIKIKSFLG, from the coding sequence ATGTATAAAAGAGAGTTCGACCAGCTGCTTTCAAGCGGTGACATGCCGAAATCGGTGATGCTTTACGGAGACAATGACTACTACATCGACACTACCGCCGAGCGGCTCATCGCCATGAGCGGCGGACGGGAATCAATGCTGAAGCTCTACTACGACGAATACGACTTCGTGAATGCGAAGAACTATCTGGGGCAGAGTTCACTCTTTGGCGACATCAACCTGCTTTATGTCAAAAGCGACAAAAAGATCCCGAAAAAAGAGCTGACACAGCTTGTCGACCTGGCCTTTCGCAACCAAAACAACTTTTTCATCTACGCCTATACCGGCAGCGACTTCAAAACGATGACCTCCGCCTTTTCGAAAAAGATGAATGCCGAACATGTCCGTTTTTTCCCGCCAAGCCTGGGCGAAGCCGTCGCCGTCGTCCAACAACAGGCCCGGCAGCTCGGTCTTCAGATGGACCGTTACGCCATGGAACACCTTCTGGTCGCACTCAACCTCAATCTCTCGATGGCTGTCAACGAACTGCAGAAGCTGGCGATTCTGGAGGGTCCCATCGGCGCAAAAGAGATCGACGAACACATCTTCTCCTTGGCACCCATGGCGATGGAGACGTTCCTATTCTCCCTCTTTTCGAGAAAACCGCTGACCGAGGTGATCAGCCAGATGCACCAGCTTGGCGAAGACGAGTTCGCGGTCCTTCGTGCCATCCAGTATTTCGTCAGCCAGCTCTTTTTGTACCACACCTACATCAAACTCCACGGCGCACCCGACGCGAAGGCGATTCTGGGGTACAACCCACCCAGGCAACTCGTGGAGCAGCATGCACGACTCGCCGTCAAGATCCCACTACATCTTTTCGAGAAGATCTTCGACACACTGGCGGAAGGGGAACTCGCCATCAAGGCCGCAGGTGGTTTGAGTCAGAAAGAGACCATTTTGTTCGGAATCTTAATAAAAATTAAATCTTTCTTAGGGTAA
- a CDS encoding SLC13 family permease, translating into MKKIVTALLMALITAFAVSPFFSLQQTQLLGIVTLLVVMWTNNALPLGVVSLLPILLFPAFGIIDLGSVTPNYAKSIIFLFLGGFMLAIAMQKSNLHVQLSNRLLHLFPHTARGIIYAMAIVSAALSSILSNTTITLMLLPIGLFISNNARLKVRILLAIAYGASIGGILTPIGTPPNLLLLGYLDTIGLQAPTFTGWMAMTAPVVVSMLLLMPWFLSIGLKDEPIGRLVETIEPFTKAQKKLLWILAILSIVLILNTPIKPWYPGLGLNEKGLLLAAGLILFLPGIDLLEWEDSRSIPYEIIFLFGAGFSIAAAFGSTHLAEAIAMKLQFVHMLPLWSMLAVIALVISFSTEITSNTALTSIALPVMAQLYGIQSPETLLILMVTTIAASYAFMLPIATPPNAIVMSSRVIEVKTMATIGFFIDLAGVAIVSVTAYFLWQWVL; encoded by the coding sequence ATGAAAAAAATCGTCACGGCACTTCTTATGGCTCTGATCACGGCTTTTGCGGTATCGCCTTTTTTTTCGCTTCAGCAGACGCAGCTACTCGGTATCGTCACTCTTCTGGTGGTGATGTGGACCAACAACGCCTTGCCGCTCGGTGTGGTTTCGCTCCTTCCGATTCTGCTTTTCCCGGCTTTTGGAATCATCGATCTCGGCAGTGTGACGCCCAACTACGCCAAATCGATTATCTTTCTCTTTCTCGGCGGTTTCATGCTCGCCATCGCGATGCAAAAGTCCAACCTCCATGTGCAGCTCTCCAACCGGCTGCTTCATCTTTTTCCCCATACGGCACGGGGCATCATCTATGCCATGGCGATCGTCTCCGCCGCTTTGAGTTCGATACTTTCGAATACGACGATTACGTTGATGCTCCTGCCGATCGGCCTCTTTATCAGCAACAACGCACGGTTGAAGGTGCGCATTCTCCTGGCGATCGCCTACGGTGCGAGCATCGGGGGCATTCTGACACCTATCGGCACACCTCCTAACCTTCTTCTGCTCGGATACCTCGATACAATAGGATTGCAGGCACCGACATTCACGGGATGGATGGCGATGACGGCACCGGTTGTAGTGTCGATGCTGCTTCTGATGCCGTGGTTTTTAAGCATCGGCCTCAAGGATGAGCCCATCGGACGGCTCGTCGAGACGATCGAGCCTTTTACGAAAGCACAGAAGAAGCTTCTGTGGATTCTTGCGATTCTCTCGATCGTTCTGATCCTCAATACACCGATCAAACCGTGGTACCCCGGACTCGGGTTGAATGAAAAAGGATTGCTGCTCGCAGCGGGGCTCATTCTTTTTCTGCCCGGGATCGATCTGCTGGAGTGGGAGGACAGCCGTTCGATTCCCTATGAGATCATCTTTCTTTTCGGAGCGGGTTTCAGTATCGCCGCAGCGTTCGGTTCGACCCACCTTGCCGAAGCGATTGCCATGAAACTGCAGTTTGTCCATATGTTGCCGCTTTGGTCGATGCTGGCGGTTATCGCCCTGGTTATCAGCTTTTCTACCGAAATCACGAGCAATACGGCGTTGACCTCGATCGCCCTGCCGGTCATGGCCCAGCTTTACGGTATCCAGAGTCCGGAAACGCTGCTGATTCTCATGGTAACGACCATCGCGGCGAGTTACGCCTTTATGCTTCCCATCGCGACACCGCCCAACGCGATCGTCATGAGTTCGCGGGTCATCGAAGTCAAGACGATGGCGACGATCGGCTTTTTTATCGATCTCGCCGGTGTCGCCATCGTTTCCGTTACCGCCTATTTCCTATGGCAGTGGGTTCTTTAG